CTAAAATCTATTGGGAACGTGTCTGGAAAGCCGGCGTTGAATATCTTCAGCGAACCCAGATTATCGACACAATCGGTCACTGCGGCAAAGAAGCCCTTTTCGAATCCTGCGCACCACATGGAGTCGATGCATAGGGTGTCGCCGTCGGGGGCGAAGCCGTTAAAGAACATCTGGTACGGCCAGCAATGCTGAATGTCCTGAGTATCCACTATGGCCTCAGATCCAATCATGGTGACTTCCCGAGCCGGCACCGTCACGCTGCCCGAAGCCGGCGTGAACTCAATTGGAAATGTGTCCGGCACTCCTGCGAATGAATAGTCGTCCGTGAGCGGCTCGATGCCGGAATTGATAATCAGACCGGTTAATTTGGCCCATCCTGTCGGCGACGGGCCGTCATACACTTCTGCGCCCAGGGTCACCTTGCACTTCCCATCGGCCCCGGCCGCATAGATTTTCTGAATCTCCGCTGCACTTAAAACGCGCGGAAAGATCTCCAATTCATCGATACCCCCCGCGAAGCAGGCGCCGCCCTGCGGCGAAACAATCCGGTCGCCGACCCAGAGCTCCGAGGTATTGTGAAGCGTGCCCTGGTAGCCGGAGGGGTTGAGGGTCGTGACCGGCGCGCCATCAAGGTAGAACACGAGCCCGGTCGGGCTGTCGCGGTCGACCGTCACGGCGACATGGTGCCACGTGCCGGAGACGGGAATCGCGTTCCCCGCCGGCACAGCCCAGTTGTTGTAGCCGGCGGCGCCGCAGGCGAGCTGGAGGGCGAGCCGACCATCCAGCAGGAAGAAGCTGTACCCGCTGAGGTACCCGCCGATGTCCTGGCGCTTGTCGATGATGGTGCGAATGCCGGCCAGCCCCTCGCGCTGAATCCAGGCGTCGATCGAGAAGTCATTCTCACGGATGTCGATGCCGCGGCCGCGGGCCGCGCTGAACGGATTCGTCCAGTAATGGGGAACGGCGACGTGCTGGTTGCCGCCGTCGAAGAACAATGCGTTGTCGACCTTGCCCGTGATCCAGGACGGGCCGCCGACGAGGGCGCCGTCGAGACCGCGCACATTGTGCGCCGCGGTCCCGGAGGCTTCGTCAAACGGCAACCACAGCCCCATTTTCGGCGGCGGCTGCGTGCACGCACTCCAGCCGTCGGCGGCCACCAGCAAGACCGCGACCAAGGACGCGGCGACGATCATCGCCCGAAAAACCAAACGATCCCTCTGCACCGTGCGCCGGCCGACCCCCCTTTTTGACACGAACCGTGGTCTCTTCATGACGCCTTCTCCTGGGAAAGATGTACAGTTATCCCTGCTCACGTTCTGCGCACAGAACGGCCGAACGCCGGTGGTGTCTCACTATGATGTGGGTTGTCCGGATAGGTTGCCCTAGTATATCTTGTCGCCCCCCGTTAGGCAAGCTATTTGTGGACATGAGAGGCGCATTTTTGACGGCGAACAGGCAGGGCAAGCCTAAGACGACCGAAAAAGTCTCGTATCCGGGATGATCCGCCGCGCCAGGCGCGCCTCCGGCCCAGGCGGGTCGAGGGCGAGGCCGGGCGCCGGAACCAAAAGAATCGGCTCCGGCCGTTGATCCGACGGGGGCGGAAAAGCGCTTGACGCGGGGTATTACTTTGTATTAACATGGGCTCCGACCGGCAGGAGGATTTCGCCGGACCGGGATGGTCCGGTCGGCGCGATGAGAAAGAAATCGGAAATCGTGACGTTCAAGGTCGACGGGGCGCTGCTGGAGGAACTCCGGAAAGTCCCCAATCGATCAGCCTTTATCCGTACGGCGGTACTGTCCGCGCTTCGGGCAACCTGCCCGCTGTGCCAGGGGACGGGGATTCTTTCGGCATCGCAGCAGCGCCACTGGGATCGGTTCGCGCATGACCACGCGGTCACCGAATGCGACGACTGCCACGAGCTCTACCTGGTGTGCGAACACGAGGCGGGTCAGAGGCCAGGCCGTAAGCCGGCGGGCCGGAAACCGGCGGCCGGGGCGGTGAAGGCTGGGCGGCGGGGGAGGACGCGCCGAGGGAAATAGACGGCGGCGGCCGGAGGCCGCATACTTGGGAACAGGTTGACGATGATAGAGAATAGACTGATCAAGTGGACCGGCAGGGGGATCGGGGCGGTGGGCGCCGCGGTGGCGATCGGGCTGGCGCCCGCGGGGTGCGGGAGCGGGGCCAAAGCCCCGGGGGGTACGATCCAGGCGTTTGTCACGGTGGCGCCGCAGGCGTACTTTGTCGAGCGGGTCGGCGGCGATTGCGTGGCGGTCGATGTGCTCGTGCCGCCGGGTCAGTCGCCGCACACCTACGAGCCGACGCCCCGGCAGATGGCGCGCCTGGAGGCGGCCGACGTGTATTTCCGGGCGGGGATGCCGATCGAGAACCGGTGGATCGGACGGCTGGCGGAAATTGTGGGGGCGGACCGAATAATCGACACGCGCGCCGGGGTGGCGCTGCGGTCGATCGAGGGGCACAGCCACGAGGAGGGGGACGAGGAGGAAGCGGCGCATGGCAAGACGCCCGATCCGCACATCTGGCTGGACCCGGTGGCGGCGAAGACGCAGGCGCGGACAATCGCCGAGGCTCTGGGCCGCCTCGATCCGGGGCGCCGCGAGGACTACGGGGCGCGGCTGGCCGCGTTCGAGCACGATCTCGACTCCGTGCACGCGCTCATCGGCGAAATCCTCGCGCCCTGCGCCGGCCGGGCCGTGTACGTGTTTCATCCCTCCTACGGCTACTTCCTCGACCGCTACGGCCTGCGGCAGACGGCGATTGAGCGGGAGGGGAAGGAGCCGGCGGCCCGGGATCTCGCGGACCTGATCGACGCGGCGCGCGCCGACAGCGTGCGGGCGCTGTTCGTCCAGCCGCAGTTTGCCAGGAAGACGGCGGCGGCGGTGGCGCACGCGGTGGGGGCGGAGCTGGTGACGATCGATCCGCTCGCGCGCGACTACCTCCCCAACCTGGTCGACATGGCCCGGCGGATTGCGGCCGGGACGGCCCCGGAGGTGAAGTGACCATGGCGGAGCGGGCGGCGGTGGTGCTGGAGCAGGTGACGTTCGGCTACGATAGCGAGCCGGCGGTCGAAGAGGCCAGTTTCGCGATCGGGGAGCGGGAGTATGTCTGGATCGTGGGGCCGAACGGGGGCGGAAAGACGACGCTGGTGAAGCTGATTCTGGGGCTGCTGCAGCCGCGACGCGGGACGGTGCGGGTGTTCGGGGCGCCGCCGGAGGAGGCGCGGCACCGGATCGGGTACATGCCCCAGCACGCGCGGTTGGATCCGAAATTTCCGGTGACGGTTTTCGAGGTGGCCCTCATGGGGCGGCTGGGACCGCGGCGCTGGATCGGGCGGTACCGCCGGGCCGACCGCAAGGCGGCGCTTCGGGCGCTCGACCAGGTCGGGCTCGCGGACATGCGCAACCGCAACCTCGCGGAGCTCTCGGGGGGGCAGCAGCGGCGGCTCCTGATCGCCCGCGCGCTCGCGGCCGAACCCGAACTGCTCCTGCTCGACGAGCCGATGGCGAACCTCGACATCCGGGGAGAAAACGAGCTCACCCGGCTCCTGCAGGAGCTGAACAACCGCCTCACGATCATCATGGTGTCGCACGACCCGGCGTTTGTGGCCGGGTCGGTCAAGCGCGTCGTGTGCGTGAAGCGGCGCGTGCACACGCACCCGACCGCCACGCTCGACAGCGGGTTCATGCGGGAGCTGTACGGCACGGAGTTCCGCGTGGTGCGGCACGACGTCGAACAGGGGTCCGGGGAGGGCGCCGCCTGATGCTGGATTTTTTCCACGCGGTGACGCAGTATACGTTCGTGCTGAACGCTCTCCTCACCGGGATCCTGGCGAGCGTGGCGTGCGGGATGGTGGGGTCGTTCGTGGTGGCGCGACGGATCACCTATATCGCGGGCGGGATCGCGCACAGCGTGCTGGGAGGCATGGGGGTGGCGCGGTGGCTGGAGCTGGTCCACGGCTGGCCGGTCAAGCCGCTCTACGGGGCGGTGGCGGCGGCCTTGGCGGCGGCCCTGACGATCGGAGTGGTGAGCCTGAAAGCGCGCGAGCGGGAGGACACGGTGATCGGGGCGATCTGGGCGATCGGGATGGCGGTGGGGATCCTTTTCATTGCGGCGACGCCCGGCTACAATGAGGACCTGATGAGTTACCTATTCGGCAACATTCTGATGGTCGGCCCGGTTGATTTGTGGCTCATCGGGGGGCTGGATCTTGGCGTGATGGCCGTGACCCTGCTGTTTTTCAACCAGTTGCAGGCTGTCTGTTTCGACGAAGAATTCGCCCGCGTCCGCGGCCTGAATGTCGAGGCCTACTACCTGCTGCTGCTGGGGCTGACGGCGCTGACGGTGGTGATCCTGGTGACGGTCGTGGGGATCGTGCTCGTGATCGCGCTGCTCACGCTGCCGGTGGCGGTGGCGGGGTATTTCGCCCGGACGCTGGGGCGGATCATGGCCGCATCGATCGGGCTGTCAATTTTGTTCACGGTCGCGGGGCTGGCGGCGAGTTTCGGGCCGAATCTCCCGGCCGGAGCCATGATCATCATGGCGGCCGGGGGAAGCTACCTTGCGGTGGTGGCGGCGACGCGGCTGCGGCGGGCGATCCGGTAGAACGGGACGGGCGCGCGGAAGTCTGTGGGCGGGCGATTCTTTGGTTGACCTCCCCCCGTAATATGTTATCTTGATTTGTGCCACATAGAGATTAGTCCGCCGACGAGTCTCCGCGTTTTTTGGCCTTGCCTGATTGACATGTGCGAAATTGGCCATTCCGGATGAAGCATACGAACCGTCTATATGCCCGCAATTGGAGGATCAATGAAAGCGCTCGTGCTAACGGTAACGCTCTGCCTGTTGGTGGCCGGGGCTGTCTTCGCAGCGAATGACGAGGAGGGACCGGCCGGATCCAACCGGCTTCGCCTCGACCCCAATGTGACCAGGTACCTGGAGTCTGAGGACGGGGTTCCGCTTTATGTTTCTGGTACTTTTGCGCAGAAGGTGGCGCGCGGGAACGAAGCCGCGTCGGCCTACAGCTTCTTTGAGGAATACAAAGCATCGTACCGCATGACCGATCCCCGCGCGGAGCTGGCGGTCGAGCGGCTGGTGACGGATGACCTGGGGATGCGGCACCTACGCATGACGCAGCGGTACCGGGGGCTGCCGGTGATCGGCGGCGACCTGGTCGTGCATTTCACGGCGCAGGATCAGCTCCGGGGGGTCAACGGGACGTTTGTACCCGGGATCTCTCTGGAGGTCACGCCGCAGCTGGCCGCGGCCGAGGCGGTGCGGCTGGCGGAAACCGACCTCGCATCGTTCTTCGGCCAAGGCACGCCGGCCGAGCCGCAGCTGGTGGTGTTCCCCTGGGAGGGGACGACGCACCTCGCATGGCGGCTGTTCCTCTACTCCGACACGCCGATGGGGCGGTGGGAGTACTTCATCGACGCCCGGTCCGGCGCGGTGATCTACAAGGCTAACCGGATCATGAACAGCGACGCGATCGGAACCGGGATCGGCGTGATGGGCGCGGCCCGCGACCATATCGACGTCGACTACACCGGCTCGACCTACCAGATGAAGGACTACACACGGCAGGCGGCCAACAACCCGCACGGGCACGACGGGCAGATGCCGGCGGGGAACTATATTCAAACGAACATCGCCGGCTCCACGCTTCCGGGGTCGATCGCCACGGACGCCGACAACTACTGGGATGTGGCGGCGACGCAGCGGCCGGCGGTGGACGGGCAGGTGTACACGGCGCTGATGTACGACTACCTGCTGGCCCATTTCGGGCGCAACGGCTACAACAACGCCGGGGCGAGCATGCTCACGATCGTCAACTACAGCGGCGACGGCAACGACAACGCGTACTGGGACGGCTCGCGGATCGTGGTCTGGAGCTGGTCGACCGGGTGGCGCTCGCTGGCCGGCTGTCCCGACGTGATCGCCCACGAGTGGGGGCACGCGGTGACCGAGTATGAATCGAACCTCGTGTACCAGAAGGAGCCGGGGGCGCTCAACGAATCGTTTTCGGACATGATCGGGGCGGCGTTCGAGTTCTACTACGACACGCTGGACGTCCCCGACTGGGATATGGGCGAGAACGGCCGGACCACGGGCGTGGCGTTCCGGTCGATGGACAACCCGCACGAGTTCGGGGATCCGGACACCTACGGCACCGGCGACCCGTATTGGGTTGACGTAGTCAACTGCACGCCGAGCTCCTGGAACGACTACTGCGGCGTGCACACCAACAGCGGCGTCGGCAACAAGTGGTTCTTCCTGCTGTCGGACGGCGGGACGCACAACGGCGTGACGGTCACCGGCATCGGCGTGCACAACGCGATCAGGGTGGCCTACCGGGCCAACGCCTACTACTGGAACAGCCAGACGACCTACCACGAGGCGGCCATTGCGACCCTGGATGCGGCCGATGATCTCGATCCCAGCGGCCTGTGGTCGCAGCGGGCCGCGCGGGCGTGGACAGCGGTGAATGTCGCCGTGCCCCTGCCGGGACTCGCGTTCTCATTCCCGGACGGTGTGCCGTCGACAATCACCCCGACCGACTCGACCGGTTTCCCGGTGGTGATCGCGGGCGTCTACGGCGGCGAGATGATGACCGGGAGCCAGCGGCTGCACTACCGGACCGACGGCGGCGCGTGGGAGCACCAGGTGATGGCGCCGGCGGCCGGGGATACGTTCACGGCGATGCTCCCGCCGGCCGAGTGCGGCAGCACGGTCGAGTTCTACTTCAGCGCCCGGCTGAGCGACGGCACGACCTATGAAGAAGCGAGCATGGCCAATCCGCTCTCCGCGATTCCGATGACGGAGGTTACGGAGGTGATGGATGACAATTTCCAGACGAACCTTGGCTGGACGGTGACGAGCACGGCGACGGCCGGGCAGTGGCAGCGCGGCACGCCGGTGGGCGGCGGCGACCGCGGCGATCCGCCGACCGACTACGACGGCTCGGGCCAGTGCTACCTCACGGGGAACACCGACGGCGACTCGGATATCGACGGCGGCACGACGACGCTGATCTCGCCCACCTTCGATTTGTCGGGCGGCGACGCCGAGGTGAGCTACGCGCGCTGGTTTTCCAACACATACGGCTCGGCGCCGAATGAGGACGTGATGGAGGTGTTCGCCTCCAACGATAACGGCAACAGCTGGGTGCTGGTGGAGACGGTCGGCCCGGTCGATGAGGCCGGCGGCGGCTGGTACACCCACTCGTTCCTGGTGGGGAACTTCCTCACGCCGAGCGCGCAGATGAAAGTGCGGTTCGTGGCCGGCGATCTCGGGAGCGGCTCGGTGGTCGAGGCGGGGGTGGACGCGTTCAAGGTGACGCGCTTCACTTGCAACAGCGGCATCCCGGCGCCGGCGATTCAGACGACCGATGTCCCCGACTGGACTATCGGCGTGGCCTGCAGCCAGCAGTTGGCGGCCACGGGCGGGACGGGCGCGCTGACGTGGAGCGATCTGAACGGCGACCTGGTCGGGACGGGGCTGAGCCTCACCACCGACGGGCTCCTGACCGGTACGCCCTCGGCGGCCGGACCGATCACGTTCACGGCGCTCGTCACGGACGAAAATGCGCAGACTGATCAGCAGCTCCTGAATTTCACGATCAACAGCGCGGTGGTGGTCAACGCCGCCACGCTGCCCGACTGGACGGCCGGCGTGGCGTACGCGCAGCAGCTCACGGCGAGCGGCGGGACGGGCGCCCGGACATTCAGCGACAAGCTCAACAGCCTGGCGGGCACGGGCCTGACTCTGAACGCCGCGGGCGCGCTGACCGGGACGCCGGCCGCGGCCGGGTCGATCGGTTTCACGGCGCTCGCGACCGACGCGGTCGGGGCGACGGGGGAACGGGTGTTCGGTTTCACGGTTAATCCGGCCGTGAGTATCACGACCGCGAGTCTCCCCGACGGCAAGGCCGGGGAAGCCTACACGCACGCTATGGAGGGAACCGGCGGGACCGGCGCGCTGGTGTGGTCGGACGCCGGCGGCACGCTGGCGGGACTCGGACTGGCGATCTCGGACGCCGGCCTCATTACCGGCGCGCCGGTCGACAGCGGGACGTTCACTCTCACGCTCCAGGCGGCCGATCAGGTCGGGTCGACCGACCAGGTCGAACTGTCGCTCCACGTGGCTCCCGCGTTCATCTGCGGCGACATCGACGGCGACGGAACGATCGGGGTGGCCGACGTCACCTACCTGGTCGCGTTCATGTTCCGGGGCGGCGAGGCGCCGCCGATCATGGCGGCGGCCGATTTGAACGCCACCGGGGCGATCGAGGTGAACGATCTCACCATGTTGATTTCGTACCTGTTCCGCAGCGGTCCCCTGCCTACCTGCGCACCATAATCTCGTGACACCCCCGGGGCCGCCTGCCCCGGGGGTGTTCTTCAAGGCCGCGACCGGCGGCCGAATGGGAGATGTCTCATATGCGTTACCGGATATGTCTTGTGATCTGTGCGATCCTGTGCGGGATCGCCCCGGCGGCCGGTGCGGCCGACCTCTACCGTGTGGCCGTGGAGAGCGCGGCCGACGCGCGGGCGCTGAACGCCGCCGGCGTGGATGCGGCCGTACGGGTGCGGGGGGGATACCTCGTCCTGGTCGATGCCCGGGCTCTCCCGGCGCTCGCCGAGAGCGGGCTGCGCTACGACCTGATCGCGACCACTGTCGACCGCAGCACGCTGGCGCTCGGCACGCACCACGACGGCGCCAACCCGGGCGGATATCCGACGGTGTATGCCGAGGACGGCGTGCGCCTCTACCGGGTGGAGCCGGGAGACGTGCGGGACAGGGCGGAGGCGGACGGTCTCGCGTCGTTGCCCCCAGGGAGCCGGCGAATCGTGTACCGCGAGCCGGCGCCTCGGGAGGTGAAGCAGCGCGCGCCGGGGAGCCTGGACCTCGAGACGCTGATCGCCCTGGTGCGGCAGGACTCGCTGCAGTCGTACACACTCCAGCTCCAGGCCTTCCCCAACCGGGTCACCGGTTCCCTGGGGAACCGGCAGTCGCGCGACTGGCTCCAGAACCGCCTCATCAGCTACGGCCTTGACTCTGCGTACCAGGACAGCTTTCTCTACGGCTCGACAAACTGCCAGAACGTCATCGGCGTCAAGATGGGGACGACCCTCCCCGACCACCGCATTGTGGTCGGGGCGCACCGGGACGCGGTGTCGGGCTCGCCGGGAGCGGACGACAACGGCTCCGGGACGGCGGCCGTGCTCGAGATGGCGCGGGTGATGGCGGACATACCGACGGAGATGACGTGGGTGTTCGCGCTGTTCGACTCCGAGGAGCAGGGGCTGAACGGATCCTACCACTACGCGGCCTCGGCGGCGGCCAACGGCGACAGCATTATCATGATGCTGAACATGGATATGATCGGATACAACGGAAACGTGAACAACGTGAGCGTGCACTACGGCGAGGACACGGTGTGGGCCTCGCGCTGGAAGATCATCGCTGACTCGCTGTCGACGAACCTGATCGGGTACTTCAGCGGATCGGCCTCGAACTCCGACCACTACCCGTTCCAGCAGGAAGGGTATGACGTCGTCTTCCTCATCGAGTACAACTTCTCGACCGTGTACCACTCGGAGCAGGACAGCACGACCTATATGAGTTTTCCGTACATGCGGCGGATCGTGCAGGCGTCGCTGGCGACCGCGTACGACGCGGACGGCGCGTACCTGCCGACGCCGGGGGTGCTCTTCACGGAAGTCGACCCGATCCCATTCATGGTGCCGCCGGTGGACACGTCCGAGTTTCTGATCTCCATCACGCCCGGTCCGGGCGGGGCGATTGCCCCCGGCAGCGCGCAGGTGCACTTCCGGTACGACGCCGGGGCGTGGCAGACCGGACCGCTGGCCGATCTCGGCGGCGGCACGTACGCGGTCCCGCTGCCTGGACCGCTCTGCGGGGAAAGGGTGCAGTTCTATGTGAGCGCGGCCGAGGTAACGACCGGGATGTACACCTATCCGGACTCGGCCTCGCCGTGGTCGGCGGCGGCGGCGACGCAATTCACCACCGCGCTGGCCGACAATTTTGAAACGGCGCAGGGGTGGACGGTGACGGGGAACGCGACCGCCGGTCAGTGGGCGCGGGGCGTGCCGGCGGGCGGCGGATCGCGCGGTGATCCCCCGACCGATTTCGACGGCTCGGGCCAGTGCTACCTCACCGGCAACAGCGCGGGGGATTCCGACGTCGACGGGGGCACGACCTACCTGACCTCGCCGACGTTCGACGCCACCGGGGGGGATGATGCCCTCGTGCACTACGCGCGCTGGTACTCCAATGACTTCGGGGCCAGCCCCTATGAAGACTACATGGACGTCCACGTGTCGAACAACAACGGCAGCACGTGGACGCTCGTGGAACGGGTCGGACCCTCCGGGACGCAAGTCTCGGGCGGGTGGTTCGAGCATTCGTTTGAGATCGGGGACTTCACGGCGCCCACAAACCAGATGCGGCTGCGCTTCACCGTGGGGGATCTCGGCAGCGGGTCGGTGGTCGAGGCGGCCGTGGACGCCGTGAGCGTGACGGCGTACACGTGCGAGGAAGGGTACTTCGTCATCACGACCGAGGATCTCCCGGACTGGACGGCGGGGGTTCCCTACTCCGTGCAGCTCGAAGCGGGGGGCGGGGTCGGCGCGCGGACGTGGGCGGACAAATTCGGCGACCTGCTCGGCACCGGACTGAGCCTGTCCTCCGGCGGGCTGGTAAGCGGCACGCCCACGGCGTCGGGAACGATCGCTTTCACGGCGACGTGCACGGACGAGGCGGACAGCACGGTTGAGAAGGCGTTTTCCTTCCTGATGAATGCGCCGGTGTCGATCGCCACGCGGTCGTTGCCGAACGGAGTGGTGGGGGAGGCGTACGCCCAGACGCTGACGGCGGTGGGCGGAACGGGCGGCCGCACGTGGAGCGAGCCGGGCGGCGGCCTGGCGGGCACCGGGCTGACCCTTGCGGCCAACGGCCTGCTGAGCGGGACGCCGACTGCGGCCGGCCCGATCGGCTTCACGGCCCGCGTGGAGGATGCGGTCGGGGGCTTCGACGAGGAGTCGTTCTCTTTCGTGATCGAGCTCCCCTACGTGTGCGGGGATGTCGACAACTCCGGCGAGGCGCCCAATGTGGCCGATCTGACATTCCTCGTCAACCACCTGTTCCGGGGCGGGCCGATGCCCCCGGTGGCGGAGGCGGCGGATGTCAACGGCGATGGGAATCTGACGGTGGCGGATCTGACGCGGCTGATCGATTTCCTCTTCCGTGCGGGCGGGCCGCTGGAGTGTGAGTGATGTCCGGCGGGACCCTCAACCCCGGGCTGAGAGTAGAATTCACCTTGGCCGATTGCAGCGGGAAAGGTGGAATTTACCCGCGGCCCGACTTGGGGAAGGATAAGATCGCGTAAGTTGTTGCCTGATAGTGTATTAAAAATGACAATCAGAACGTGTTTTGGCACGCGTTTTGATTGTCATTTTTTTGTCATTGCACTTACGAAGCAGCCGAACTTGGCTTCCGGCCCAACCGAGCCAGTCCGGAAGAGAAAAGACGTCTCACTATTGCAAGGGTGGGATTGTTGACAGGGGTAGATCGAAGAGTCGTCAAGACGTCGGGTCATGAGGGGGACGACAATTTCGGTCAGGGACTTGTGAGGACTTGCAAGTGGGGAGTGACTGGGGGCTTCATGCAGCCGCCCGGCTGGTGATGAGTTAAGACCCGGTAGCTGCCTACTCACTGCCGGGTCGCCTTTTGCTACCATACACCCATCAGAGATGGGGACCGGTTCTCCTACGCCGGTCCCCGTTCTTTTTGCGCCGGCCGGAAATCGGCGGGGAGACCGACCCGGCTGTCCGTATGGTAAGGTAGAATGGACGAATCTGTCATCTCGGGTCCGGTGAGAGGAATCCTATGAAGCACAAGATGGTACTGAAGACATGGGCGCTTGCGGGCGCGGCTTTCCTGCTCGTCCCGGGGGCGCAGGCGGACGTATCCAAAGCGGTGGTGTGGGACATTCCGACCGATGTCGCCGTCAAACAGTTCGGCGCTCTGCCCGGTTCGGCCCTGACGGCCGACGAGATCCGGTCGATTTCGCAGTATCGCTACACGGAGGATACGCTCAAGGTGCTCGTGATCTGCGTGGAGTGGTGGGACCGGCCGCACACCTACTCGCGGGAAACGCTCGACAGCATGCTGCTCTCGCGCGACGTGTACGGGGGCGGCTCGCTGGCGGACTACTTCGATGAGGTCTCCTACGGCCAGGGGGTAGTGGTGGGACAGGTGCTGGAGTGGTACAACGCCGGCTATTACATGGGAAACGTGCAGTACAATTTCGAGGCGCTCCTGGCGGAACTCGACCCGGTGGTGGATTTCTCGCAGTTTGACGGGAACGGGGACGGGGACGTGGATGCGGTCATTTTCCTGCGCTCGGGCACCGGGCAGGAGGACAGCCGGGAGTCGGAGGACATCTGGTCGTACGCGATGTCGTACGCGACCGGGCACGGCCCGGGGCCGTTTGACGGCGTTCACGTGAGCCACTGGAACACCTCGCCGGAGCTAAGGCCGCTGCGCGATCCCGCCTGGCCCCCCTACTTCTCCGGGCTCGACAGCCTCAACAACATCCGGGTCTTCTGCCACGAGCTGGCCCACAATTTCGGCCTGCCGGACCTCTACGACTATGACGCCAAGACCGACACGACCACGTACTTCACCCCGGCCGACAGCAACGACCACCCGGTCTACGACTGGTGCCTGATGGGGTACGGCGGGTACGGGATCTTCTCGATCAAGAGCCGCGTTCCCTCGCACCTGTGCGGGTGGAGCAAGATGCAGATCGGGTGGCTAGACCCGATCGAAGTGACCGGGACCTGCGAAAACCTGGTCCTCTACGATGTCGAGACACACACCGACAGTTCCCTGTACCGGCTGCCGATCCGGCCGTGGGAGGGGGAGTATTTCCTGTTGGAGTTCCGAAACCCCCGTGCGGGGGGAAAATTCGACAAACT
This genomic stretch from Candidatus Zixiibacteriota bacterium harbors:
- a CDS encoding CopG family transcriptional regulator, which encodes MRKKSEIVTFKVDGALLEELRKVPNRSAFIRTAVLSALRATCPLCQGTGILSASQQRHWDRFAHDHAVTECDDCHELYLVCEHEAGQRPGRKPAGRKPAAGAVKAGRRGRTRRGK
- a CDS encoding zinc ABC transporter substrate-binding protein, which encodes MIENRLIKWTGRGIGAVGAAVAIGLAPAGCGSGAKAPGGTIQAFVTVAPQAYFVERVGGDCVAVDVLVPPGQSPHTYEPTPRQMARLEAADVYFRAGMPIENRWIGRLAEIVGADRIIDTRAGVALRSIEGHSHEEGDEEEAAHGKTPDPHIWLDPVAAKTQARTIAEALGRLDPGRREDYGARLAAFEHDLDSVHALIGEILAPCAGRAVYVFHPSYGYFLDRYGLRQTAIEREGKEPAARDLADLIDAARADSVRALFVQPQFARKTAAAVAHAVGAELVTIDPLARDYLPNLVDMARRIAAGTAPEVK
- a CDS encoding ABC transporter ATP-binding protein, yielding MAERAAVVLEQVTFGYDSEPAVEEASFAIGEREYVWIVGPNGGGKTTLVKLILGLLQPRRGTVRVFGAPPEEARHRIGYMPQHARLDPKFPVTVFEVALMGRLGPRRWIGRYRRADRKAALRALDQVGLADMRNRNLAELSGGQQRRLLIARALAAEPELLLLDEPMANLDIRGENELTRLLQELNNRLTIIMVSHDPAFVAGSVKRVVCVKRRVHTHPTATLDSGFMRELYGTEFRVVRHDVEQGSGEGAA
- a CDS encoding M4 family metallopeptidase, whose protein sequence is MKALVLTVTLCLLVAGAVFAANDEEGPAGSNRLRLDPNVTRYLESEDGVPLYVSGTFAQKVARGNEAASAYSFFEEYKASYRMTDPRAELAVERLVTDDLGMRHLRMTQRYRGLPVIGGDLVVHFTAQDQLRGVNGTFVPGISLEVTPQLAAAEAVRLAETDLASFFGQGTPAEPQLVVFPWEGTTHLAWRLFLYSDTPMGRWEYFIDARSGAVIYKANRIMNSDAIGTGIGVMGAARDHIDVDYTGSTYQMKDYTRQAANNPHGHDGQMPAGNYIQTNIAGSTLPGSIATDADNYWDVAATQRPAVDGQVYTALMYDYLLAHFGRNGYNNAGASMLTIVNYSGDGNDNAYWDGSRIVVWSWSTGWRSLAGCPDVIAHEWGHAVTEYESNLVYQKEPGALNESFSDMIGAAFEFYYDTLDVPDWDMGENGRTTGVAFRSMDNPHEFGDPDTYGTGDPYWVDVVNCTPSSWNDYCGVHTNSGVGNKWFFLLSDGGTHNGVTVTGIGVHNAIRVAYRANAYYWNSQTTYHEAAIATLDAADDLDPSGLWSQRAARAWTAVNVAVPLPGLAFSFPDGVPSTITPTDSTGFPVVIAGVYGGEMMTGSQRLHYRTDGGAWEHQVMAPAAGDTFTAMLPPAECGSTVEFYFSARLSDGTTYEEASMANPLSAIPMTEVTEVMDDNFQTNLGWTVTSTATAGQWQRGTPVGGGDRGDPPTDYDGSGQCYLTGNTDGDSDIDGGTTTLISPTFDLSGGDAEVSYARWFSNTYGSAPNEDVMEVFASNDNGNSWVLVETVGPVDEAGGGWYTHSFLVGNFLTPSAQMKVRFVAGDLGSGSVVEAGVDAFKVTRFTCNSGIPAPAIQTTDVPDWTIGVACSQQLAATGGTGALTWSDLNGDLVGTGLSLTTDGLLTGTPSAAGPITFTALVTDENAQTDQQLLNFTINSAVVVNAATLPDWTAGVAYAQQLTASGGTGARTFSDKLNSLAGTGLTLNAAGALTGTPAAAGSIGFTALATDAVGATGERVFGFTVNPAVSITTASLPDGKAGEAYTHAMEGTGGTGALVWSDAGGTLAGLGLAISDAGLITGAPVDSGTFTLTLQAADQVGSTDQVELSLHVAPAFICGDIDGDGTIGVADVTYLVAFMFRGGEAPPIMAAADLNATGAIEVNDLTMLISYLFRSGPLPTCAP
- a CDS encoding metal ABC transporter permease; protein product: MLDFFHAVTQYTFVLNALLTGILASVACGMVGSFVVARRITYIAGGIAHSVLGGMGVARWLELVHGWPVKPLYGAVAAALAAALTIGVVSLKAREREDTVIGAIWAIGMAVGILFIAATPGYNEDLMSYLFGNILMVGPVDLWLIGGLDLGVMAVTLLFFNQLQAVCFDEEFARVRGLNVEAYYLLLLGLTALTVVILVTVVGIVLVIALLTLPVAVAGYFARTLGRIMAASIGLSILFTVAGLAASFGPNLPAGAMIIMAAGGSYLAVVAATRLRRAIR